GCGGAACGTTATTCTCCCGAACGATCATATCACCCCGGCTGATGTCGATATCATCTTCCAGCCGGATACTGACCGACATCGGGGCAAAGGCTTCCTGCACCTGCCCTTCGTAGGTATCGATTGATGCAATTCTGGAAGTGAATCCGGACGGTAAGACCATCACACGGTCTCCTTCCCGGAAAACACCAGCCGCCAACCGACCGGCATAACCCCGGTAGTCATGAAAATCATCCTGCTGAGGTCGGATGACATATTGAACCGGGAACCGGCAATCGACATGGTTGATATCTCCGCTGATGTGGACGTTTTCCAAATGATACAGGAGCGTGGAACCTTCGTACCAGGGCATCCTGTTCGATCGTTCCACGACATTATCGCCTTTCAAAGCACTGATGGGAACAAATTGCACGTCCTGAATATCGAGCCGCGAAGAAAAATCGCGAAAAGCCTCTACGATGCGGTCGTAGGTCTCCTGGTTGTAGTCGACCAGGTCCATCTTATTGACACATACGATCATGTGCGGAATGCGCAACAGCGAGGCTATGAATGCGTGGCGGCAGGTTTGTTCCAATATTCCTTTCCGCGCGTCGATCAGGATGAGGGCAAGATTGGCGGTGGACGCACCGGTGACCATGTTCCGGGTATACTGCCGGTGCCCCGGGGTATCCGCGATGATGAACTTCCGCTTAGCGGTGGCGAAATAACGATACGCCACGTC
This DNA window, taken from Bacteroidota bacterium, encodes the following:
- the cysN gene encoding sulfate adenylyltransferase subunit CysN, which encodes MANRGESELLRFTTAGSVDDGKSTLIGRLLLDTRNIFDDQLAAIESTSKQRGFDYVDLSLFTDGLKAEREQGITIDVAYRYFATAKRKFIIADTPGHRQYTRNMVTGASTANLALILIDARKGILEQTCRHAFIASLLRIPHMIVCVNKMDLVDYNQETYDRIVEAFRDFSSRLDIQDVQFVPISALKGDNVVERSNRMPWYEGSTLLYHLENVHISGDINHVDCRFPVQYVIRPQQDDFHDYRGYAGRLAAGVFREGDRVMVLPSGFTSRIASIDTYEGQVQEAFAPMSVSIRLEDDIDISRGDMIVRENNVPQSGQDLDVMLCWLHERPMQAGGRYVLMHTTREARCIVKDIRYKIDITTLRRLEQERTFGMNDIGRVQLRTTVPLSYDSYRRNRLTGSLILIDEHTNETVGAAMIL